TCCCACTAAGCAACCCATTCCCCAGGGGACTATACGCCACAATAGCAACCCCAAGGTCCCGAGCTGTCTCAAGCAGCTTGTACTTTGGCGACTCGATATCCAGGCAGAATGTGTTGTATTCCATCTGTACGCAGGAGATCGGGTGCACGGTATGGGCGCGGCGCAAGGAGTCAGCTTACACTCGCTCAAGCCGAGGTATTTTATCTTGCCCTCGTTTTTGTGTTGAATCATTGCTTCGATAGTCTTCTGGATGGGGTGACTCGATCAAGGCGATGGATGTAATACAGGTCGATGTAGGGTAAGCCGAGACGCTTCAGGGAAGCTTCGAGGGCATCATGGAAATATTCCGGGTTTGTATTCATGGCGCGAGTGCCTTGTAGATTAGCTAGGTCGCGTTTCGGATGACCGAACTTGGTTGTGAGGAAGATGCCCTTCCGTTTGGAGGGGTTGGCGGCGAACCATTTGCCGAGGAGATGCTCCGAATCACCGTATATGTCCGCTGTAGTCTTATTAGTACGAACCTTCTATACAGATGAACAGTTTGATGCACTTTTCCAGGAAGGATAATATTCCCCATGAAAATGGAGACATATGTAGAACGAGAGGCAGCTAACATACCAGTATCCCAAAACGTCTCGCCCATTTAATACGCGGCACCAAAAATGCCAGACGCTCATTATCCGATGCCGGATTACCGTACATGCCGCTTGCTCCCATGAGTCGAAGCCCAACGGGGCTGACCTGGGGGCCATTCTTGCCCAAATGCGTAGTGATGAGTTGCTTGGGTGGTGCCATGTTGTTTTTGGTAGTTTCAAGAATTGATAGTGTAAGTTTGCTCGTTTGCTCAATATGTGCTGTGTGCAAGTAATTGTTATTCTAGGGGTCACACAAACCTATTTATACTCGAGGTAGTTGCTGTCCAGGACTTTAGTTGTTCAGCCGTCCTTGTCAACGTGGTTGGAGGGTTTGTTTCAGTTGCGCGGAGATAGACTAAATTCCGCCGAGCCCTAGTTCAGACCGCCGGCGGAGGTATCACTCGCCCCGGATTTCTATGCATAGCTTTCTCCCAGCGGTCATCTGTATGATGaattgttttattttatgcAGGATTTGGCTTCGATATGCCTGTGATCGGAGGTTTCTTTGATGCGCACCTCCCGATGGTCATTTTGTGGGTGGAGATATCCTGGATATTTTGGAGGGCTCACTTTGGTATTACCCCGACAGCATGTTACATGGTACATATAATAAACATCTTTTTGCAAGCACAGATATAAAGGAGCGAGGCAAGAGTTAAATGGCGAAAGAGGCTAGTGCAGCAGTCTCTGAGAGAGTAGCGAAATATATGTACGGTGCAAGTAGTCAGCAGTGAGTAGGGATCCGTCGACAGGAAGCTACTTGTACACCAAGCTATATATTGAAGAATGTGACCATCATCGTAGCATAACCAGGCACAAGACTTAGTAAGTTACCAACAGCAGATCACGTATCCGCTCCGTAAACCCTAACAATAGAGACATCACAGCAATTTGGCAAATCCACTCCACAAACCCCGCGAGGTGAAGACACCATGTGGATCAACTGCCCGTTGTATGTCTCTAAGACTCTgcacattcttttccccgtAACTAGAAAACACTTCTGAGGCCTGCGCAGCTGATGCGTAATTCACGTAAAGAAACGGGTGCGCAACATTGAGGGTCTCCGCTGCTTCCCTGATTCTCCGGATAGCATTCTCCGTCATTGTATTAACAGCGGCATCATCACGGGCATCAGACCAAGCCGTGGAAATTAAGATGACTGAGATTACGTCAGAAATATGGGCCAGAGAAAAGCCGAATAAGAAGTAGTAGCTTACGAAAGAGAGGTTGATCGCCATGTATGCCGAGCGAGTTCCCTCCCCTCTGCGCCATGGCTGCAATTGCGGTCCGTGAAATCGCGTAGGAAATGAGGTTTGGAACCAAGCCATCCACAGATCTTATGGCTCGAGCCTCTTGTTCGAAGATCCTTACTGCTTGAGTGAGGAGAGAACGGGAAGGCAACACGGTTAGGGTGGCGAATAAGTGCCTAGTACATCTCGGTTCAGTACCAATGCCAGTGAGGAATCAATGTATCTGCATTAAATGGGCCTGGAGCATACCTTGTGGTACCTAATGGTTCAGATTCACGAGTCAAGTTACCCATATTAGATATGGTTGTGCTTCTTGTTAACCTCGGTATCTGGTAGATGGCCTTGAATACAGCTGGGTTCCGCACCGGCTTCCCATAGCGTTGGGTGCCTGATAGGCTGAAACTGTCATCCTGTGAGACATATGTGTAGTACATATCATAGCCCATCTCCACATCGCTGGTCAAAGCATCGTCAGTGAAGAGCTGGTAAACCTGGTCGAGGACCTGTTCAGTCTGATTCTGGAGATACGTAGTCGTAGTCGTAGAGACAGGACCCTGGCTGAATGTACGGACAGTGAAGGCTGTCACAATTCCGAAGTTATTCCCACCGCCTCTGAGGGCGAAGTATAGATCACGATTGTGAGTCTCGTTGGCGTTGACGATCGTTCCGTTTGCAAGGACCACCTTTGTTTGTGTCAGTGGTCATACGACTCCTGTAGAGGATAAAACATTCAGGATATGGGAATAGAGCTTCCAGACTTTCCAAAGATAAACGCACCTCATATTCATAAACATTATCCAACGCCCAACCGTACTTGTTCGAGAATGGTGATGTCCCGCCGCCCAGTGTAAATCCGCCAACACCGACTGTGCCGACTCTCCCACCAACAAAGGACAGATTATGAGCATCCAAAGCTTCGTACACCTGGTAGGATGTTGCACCTCATCCAACAAGCGCCCTGTTACCATGCTCTAATATGTCGACCTGTGTCATGCGGTCCAGGTCCACGGTAACACCACCAACAGAGTTAGAGTCCCCAGGATTCCGTGAGTGACCACCGCCCTTAACCGAAAAGTAACACCAGTAGTGCACAAGGATTTCGAGTACCTGGGAAACCTCCGATGGAGTGGACGGCTCGATCTGGCAAGCTGGGCGAACTTCCTGTTGCTTCGCATCCCAAATCGTGAAGCTGTCGTTATTGGGGTAATGCAGAGCTGATCCAAAGATAGTAGACAGTTCGGTGCACTGGTCACTGTAAGACTTAAAGAAGGGAGCAAAGCGGCCGGCATCAATAGGAACTCACTGCTTACTGGTAATTTGCGGATACTTTATTGTATGGCTGAGTTCTAGGTTGTATAGGAGATAGATTATATGTAAAGGCATTTGCTTCTGCTAGGATAAAGACTACTGATACTGTTGCTTTCATTATATTTGATACTTTGTGGAATGATTTTGGGCTGCAATAGCTGGCATTTATACTCTTCTTATATCCGTCTGGATGATAAGTCAATTACTATAGTAGTATGGGAGGCAATTGATATTAACCCCGGTATTATAAGAAACTCGTCTCCGAAAGCTGGTTGGAAATGTAGATTCCTGCTAAAAAATGACTAAGTTTAAGAGGGGTTTAAGCTAATAAAGTTTTAGTCTCTATAATTCCAAGAAAAATTCCGTTGGGTAGCTCTTGTTCTTATCCCGTGTTTTGTAAGCCAGCTCTCGGTGTATAATACCTGGAGATCACTTTTGCATGATATTGGTAAGTGTTATTAGATAGAATAGGTATCCTAGGCCCCAGGTATAGCTACacttggtttggtttgttagTATTCCTTATTCTAAGGTTGATTCTTCGGGTCAAGTGGGTACTATGTCCTAAGGTGGTCAAGCTTtatgtagatatataataATATGGGTCCGGTAAGTCTTGAAAATCTTTTTTAACTAGAACGTTGGGCTGACCTTAACCCGCTTAATAAACCTACCTTATCAGCTTTACAATCCTAACTATTCTATTGCCACCGCTATGAAGGTTAAAGCTTGATCCTAGTTTACTCTCAATAGTATCTATTGACTATCTGCTTAATATTCCACCGAGACCTAGATATACTAGATTAAATCTTCTTTTGCACCTCAGATATAATGTGGAAACTGTTAGTCGACTGTATAGACGCGACTAACGATCCCGCTAACGGTACTATGGACTATCCGAGTGCTTATAAGCTATCTCTGATTAATTAAAAGACTGGCACCAAAGCGGGAACTATAAGCAAGAGGATTTGTATACGGCAATTCTCCGAGTGTATTACGGCATGGCTAGAGGAAGATTGGTTAGGTATTTCTGACTCTAAACAGCGCAGGAGGCTGCAAAATCGGTTAAATCAGAGAGCCCGATGTAAGTTCTACTTCGCTAGCAGTTAATCCTAGAGACCCCATCTACGCAATAACGTACTTTTACGGGGAGAACCAGATAATTGATATATTCATCAATACAGGCTTATGGAACAAACCGGAGACTCAAGCCCTATCTAGTAGCAAGGGGCGTGACAGTGGTAGCCCTTTATCGGTCGACAGGGAAAACTATACTCCAGTGGTGTTGATGAGTCCAAGGCATTGTAAATAATCTTCGAATATAGATTGCGTTAGTGACAATACGCTGGCATCTTCTTTGATAGCAATtaagtatgtatatattcttgaGTCAGACTCGGCACATATTAAGAGGATTTTATAATAGCTAGAAATTATAGCGCGTACTCAGTATATGCTCGGTTCCCCGTGAATCGATATGCTGTTTTATCTAATCCAGTTTAATTTTACAAAAGCTTTAATAGAGAATACTAGGACTCTCGGCCTCATCTTAGAGTAATTACACGACGATGCAATTTTACTATTTAATGTTGCTGGTTCTTGGCCGTATTACTTCGAAACTTCGCTTTCTTCTAGTCTCCAACCTACCATTGTTCAGCGCACTGTACCTTACTATCTGTGGCTAGACTTACTCCCCATTGCGGAAATGCGAGATAATCTGATTTTTTCTAAAGATTTGTATGATGAAACTCGGCTTTGCCttgatatataaaaatacGGAAGCGTGAATACGGGTTAAATAGGTATTATTGTTTGGAGCGATCCGTGGGACCTATTAGGATGGGAAATCATGGAATCCTTTGCCCGCTCTTGGGTATGGGTGCTTCGAGGCTGTTCGGATCTCCGTCGCTCTATAAACTCTTAGAGGGCACGACGAAATGAAAGACCACTTTTTCGGGTATTATAGGACCTGAAGCTAGAATCAATCTATATCCTATTACGTATATCAGACCCTGGCAGAAAGGAGGATCAAGAAATAGTCAACTTCTAGAGCACTGTTCTGTCTTGAAAATCGGCTCTAGAGAGTTATATATCATACATGCGTCCTATCGTTAtctttatatagataaaAATGTTTGATATGAATAAgctattctatttttaatgTCATAATTTATATGGTTCCTTATATATTGCTTGTATGGGTGTCCTTAATATAGGGCAACAAGAAAAGTAATAATCTTGTTTGCCGCATGTTACTCTCCGCCTCGTCTAGAACTTGCTTAATAGTCTATTTCGAGTGTAGTACTCTCTCTGAACTGGATATGTAgtagttgttgttggtggttcCTCCAATCAGAATGAAAGTGTTATTAGAATACAGACCGGAGACAACGGACAAGAGATCTTGTTTTTACTATTGAACTCGAAGTTGTCATTATATGCGATCGCCGTATTTGCTGATATCAAAGCTTTAATTTGCTACTATAGAGTATCTTTATTGATGTGCGCCAAATTTATGTATCTCCACCACACTTGATTTGGTTCAATGTCAGCAGAATCCTTAGAGTAGCTGTATATCTCTTTTATTGCCACTATTCTAGGAATAACATTTATAAAAAGTTGATTCCCCCCTCTTAGATTCTCTGAACTAGGAAATCACTCTTTATCGACTGTTTTTAAATTATCTCTAATTGTATTTCACTATGTCTATCTTCGTCCCTGTATTAAAGCCCTCAAGCTTGCTGTGCTACCACCGAGTGTTAGCGCTATCTGCAGGTATAAAGGTCTCGCCCCTATGTCTTGGTACAAATGAACTTCGGAACCACCTAGTATAGCCACCTTATTTGTATAGTAATGTCTGGACCTTAACGGTGGCTTCTGATATAGGAAGGATTTTATAGGTAAATGCAGCAAGGAGCAGTCGTTTGCACTACTTAATGTCTTCTATAGACTGGGCGGCAATTTTTTGGATACGTAGGTTGAATTAATGCCCTTCAACCTATGCTCTGATTGACCTGATGGACTATACAGGGCAAATAACTACCAGCAGGAAGAATCCGAAATCTGGATAGGagaatggatgaaggagCGCGGCAACCGCGATCAGATGGTGTATGTAACCCCTAACTCATCAACCACCAAAATGTATATCTACTGACATCCAATCCTCAGCATCGCAACCAAATACACAACTGGCTTCCGCACTTCCCATCGCGACACCGAGCCAATTTAATCTAACTTCGTGGGCAACTCTATAAAAAGCATGCGCGTCTCTGTCGAGCGTAGCCTTAAAAAGCTCCAGACCGATTATATCGACCTCCTGTATATACATTGGTGGGACTTTATCTCATCTGTCGAAGAGGTTATGCATGGACTAAACAACTTGGTCAATTCGGGAAAGGTGCTCTACCTCGGTGTTTCTGATACCCCAGCTTGGGTGGTTGTAAAGGCAAACGATTACGCGCGAGTTCACGGGCTACGACCTTTCTCCGTGTACCAGGGCAAATGGAATGCCGGCTTCAGGGACCTTGAAAGGGAGATCATCCCTATGTGTCGGGATCAGGGAATGGCAATCGCACCATGGGCACCGCTTGGCCAGGGCAAATTCAAGTCCTCGGAGGCGCGTAGTAGCGACAGCGAAGGCGGCTGTGGGCGAGCATCTAATATGAGCGAGCATGATATCCAAGTATCTGATGCGCTGGAAAAGGTCGCTAAACGAAAGAATACTACTCTCCATGCGGTTGTGAGTTTCCATCCGATTCCCTTATTCAGCATGTCCGATAGTGATTACCGGCTAACCGCCTATATACAATGAAGAGGCTCTAGCGTATGTGATGCATAAGACGCCTTCCGTTTTCCCCATTGTCGGTCAACGGAAAGTTGAGCATCTCAAGGCTAATGTAGAGGCTTTGAGTGTAAGCCTCTCTGACGAGGATCTGGCCGAAATCGACAATGCATCCTCGTTCGATATCGGATTTCCAATGAACTTCATTTTCCGCGATTCTTATACGACGAATAGCACTGCCGCTGATGTCTCTTTTACTCGGGTGTCAGCTCATATTGATGCACCTCCTAATCCTTCCCCCGTGCGGCCTCGTCGTCACCTGGTATAAAGTGAAGTTTGGTTTAAGCGGTCACTCACTCCAGGGATAGTGAAACATCGGacaaacaaagaaggaggaggaggaggaggaggaggaggaggaagaggccgCTTAAAGTCCCACTGGAAAACGCATAGCTCTTTACAATCCATATCACCGTCCAA
The sequence above is a segment of the Aspergillus oryzae RIB40 DNA, chromosome 3 genome. Coding sequences within it:
- a CDS encoding uncharacterized protein (voltage-gated shaker-like K+ channel, subunit beta/KCNAB), which produces MAPPKQLITTHLGKNGPQVSPVGLRLMGASGMYGNPASDNERLAFLVPRIKWARRFGILTTADIYGDSEHLLGKWFAANPSKRKGIFLTTKFGHPKRDLANLQGTRAMNTNPEYFHDALEASLKRLGLPYIDLYYIHRLDRKTIEAMIQHKNEGKIKYLGLSESDSLRRAHTVHPISCVQMEYNTFCLDIESPKYKLLETARDLGVAIVAYSPLGNGLLSGTLWSKEDFTKPGDLHGGMPWFSDDHFKTNLAIVDKIREIAKAKGVTAAQFTLAWILAQGEDLFAILGTTKAHRVAENLGSLDIIVNPEQGKVVGGRFPAAIMEYCFADTPPLEA
- a CDS encoding FAD-binding oxidoreductase (predicted protein), whose protein sequence is MPLHIIYLLYNLELSHTIKYPQITSKHDQCTELSTIFGSALHYPNNDSFTIWDAKQQEVRPACQIEPSTPSEVSQVLEILVHYWCYFSVKGGGHSRNPGDSNSVGGVTVDLDRMTQVDILEHGNRALVYEALDAHNLSFVGGRVGTVGVGGFTLGGGTSPFSNKYGWALDNVYEYEVVLANGTIVNANETHNRDLYFALRGGGNNFGIVTAFTVRTFSQGPVSTTTTTYLQNQTEQVLDQVYQLFTDDALTSDVEMGYDMYYTYVSQDDSFSLSGTQRYGKPVRNPAVFKAIYQIPRLTRSTTISNMGNLTRESEPLGTTRHLFATLTVLPSRSLLTQAVRIFEQEARAIRSVDGLVPNLISYAISRTAIAAMAQRGGNSLGIHGDQPLFLILISTAWSDARDDAAVNTMTENAIRRIREAAETLNVAHPFLYVNYASAAQASEVFSSYGEKNVQSLRDIQRAVDPHGVFTSRGFTERIRDLLLVTY
- a CDS encoding uncharacterized protein (voltage-gated shaker-like K+ channel, subunit beta/KCNAB), which gives rise to MCRDQGMAIAPWAPLGQGKFKSSEARSSDSEGGCGRASNMSEHDIQVSDALEKVAKRKNTTLHAVALAYVMHKTPSVFPIVGQRKVEHLKANVEALSVSLSDEDLAEIDNASSFDIGFPMNFIFRDSYTTNSTAADVSFTRVSAHIDAPPNPSPVRPRRHLV